The Arachis ipaensis cultivar K30076 chromosome B07, Araip1.1, whole genome shotgun sequence genomic interval AGTTCTTGGTGCTTGTAAAAGAGCTGTTTGGGGGAAATGCTTATGATGTGAAGCATGTGATGAGGTTCTGCAATGGCCTCTATGGCGGTTTGGAGAAGGTGGCTGACACACTTCACGTGGATCGAGTTGCTGGGAAGTGCCATCAGGCCGGGTCTGACAGCTTGCTCACCTGCCACACCTTTCACAAGATTAGAGAAACTTATTTTTTGGCTGATGAGGATGGGTTTAGGGAGTATGTTAATGTATTTTTTGGGTTAGAAATTGCAAAAGCTTAATACTCTTAAGTTGAAAGAAATGATTATACATTAGATTATTCATGTAACAACATTTTGTCTGTGAATTACAAAGTAGTATCAACGGGTTATTTTTTGGATATAACAATTGTTTTACAACACTTGAATTGGTTGTTTTTTGGATATGACAAAGTTGTTATTAACACTTCAATGGTTGTTTCATGGTTCTGTCTTTGAATCTGTTCTCCAGTGACCAAGTTTATATTTGAGTTTAGAAACAGCTTTTAACAGACTTTCATTATTATTTACCTTTGATTATTATTTGCCTTTGAAGTTTTAGCAAACATGTTAATCTTATTATTGGCTTCATCATCTTACTGAGACTCGGTAAAGGAGTGCAGTATTACAACACATATTCTTTATTCTTTACTGTGACACAATTCAAAATTGGCACGTACTTACCAAAAACTAGAGTCCTCTGTATTATTGTAGGGCACATATTCACACAATATAACTGAACACGATGAACATGCTATCCATTAACCATTATCTAAAGCAATTTTAACCTCTCTgtctctttttcattctttcatTCTCAGGGTTTGGGAAAAAGAGGAGTAAGGGTATTGTAGGGATTTTACAATTATCTTCTCTTAAAATTATTGGTATCTCTTCCAGATATGCTAATCTATTACTCTGTTTCATTTCATGTTGGTTAGTATTTCTTTTTAATCACTTTTGCTAGTTTGTAATTGTATCATTTCTAGCTTTTGATTAGTACATTGAGGAAAACCATGACTATATGGCATTTTGTGTCTTTGTCGGATGATGATGATCTTTATTGATTAGCCAACAATGTTAGTCTAAATGCATGTTGATCTTTATCTTACAGTTGAAATTCAAAAGCCCTCGCTCTTTTTAAGATAGAACATGATGTTTGAATACTAATTTCAGAATAAAGATGTGTAAATAATGTATAGAAaccagaaagcaataataaaaaaatatcattcaaACTTGATACACAATTACAGAGAAGGCAGTTGCCTTATGCAGTTGTCTTCAATAATTACATAATAAAATGGCCACATGTTCATAATAAACACTTCAATTCTTCCAATTACAAAGATATCAAACATTAATCTAGTACTGGTGTAATCCTTGGAGAATAGAAAATACTGTCTGAACAACAGTGAGAACAAGCAGAAAAAATTCCAGGAATAGAAGCTACCGTCTTCCATGGAGTGTTGCAATAATCGCGCCTTAAAGTCGCAACTTTTTTGTTCCAAGGGCGTGCACAAAAAGCATTCAACCTTTGAAAAAGAAGGGAATATTGCACATTAAAATCTGGATACATAATGTTCACTCCAAGACCATTGAACATTTTGGCCACTGCATTACTATCACCTAACCAATTCTCAATTATTCCATTCTTAATAAGCAAATCTACATCTTTGTCTGTGTTAATAAGAAAATCTAACACAGCAATATAGTCAGCAAGGTAGGATTCATTGATACAATGGCATTGCTCGAAAGCTAACAAATTTCTCAAAACAGCTTCAGTAGTGTCCTCCACTCTAAAGAATGGGATTCTCAAAGTATGACCAGAAAGTTGCAAGTCTAGTAAGCATTGACTAGCTTTCTTTACCTCAAACTTTACTCCTGCTTCCTTCAACTCAGTTGCACTATAAATTTGCACTATCTGTGCTTCTCTTGAACATCTAGAGATTGATAAGTTACAGGACAATAATAGAAGCTTTCTAGAAAGATCTGTGAAATGAGCTATTCCACCAACAGTGGATACTGATAACTCACCCTTATAATCACCAGGAAAGATTATTCTACAAGGAACTACATGATAAAGAGCGAGACTTAACAACAAAGGATGCCTATCGTGGCTCCGACCAATGAAGGTAGAAGGAAAAAGTAGATTGTAAAGCTTGTCAAGAACAAAGAATGGGACTTGATTCTCAAGCAACAACAAATCATATCGTATATAGACCCTTAACCGTGTTGGCAAAAGAATAGCATCATCGCCACGCGTAAGCATGAAATGGTACCTGAGTAAAAACTCTAATATGAAGCAGCAGTCCACCAAGATCACCATAACATGTTCTTCTTTACTAAGCTTGATGTCATCTGAGTAACAAGCACGAATCTTTGGCTCAAGCTCTTGCACGCAATTCACAAAACTTTCTAACTTGTTTGCTCGGATCTTTCAATAAATTGTTTGCAATATAGTCTTTTATGGTCCTCCATCTTTAGCAATTTTTCATCTCCATGGTGAAAAGGACCAATTGAAACAATCTCTGGAGTGTATGCATAGATGTTGTGGGGAACGTTGTAGATGCAACATTCCTTTGTAAAGCGAGGTTGTCCCTTCTCCAACATTGCTTTAATCTTCATTACAACGTCATTAGGATTCGGAGTTGCCATCTATATGAATAGattaatacttttcctttttagttAGAATTTTATATACTTATTTGTTACAACACTGGAAGAAATTATGAAATTGATTATTTGATTACATAGATGCTATTTACATAGATAGATTTTATATCAGTTAATATTAGCAGAAAGTTTAAAAAAATATTGGAGGATAATGCGATATAATAAGGCACACTCACCTTTCAGCCTTTGTGTATTTGAAAAGTGAAACGATATGAGAGTGTGGCCTTTGCCTCAGTACAAGTTGAACCTTGTGTCAGTAATCATTGTTTTACAATCAAAAGTTTTGGAAGCATCACAAGAGATTGTATAGCATGGGTGGAATAGGACACACAACCTTATAAAAAAACAAGTTGTGTTATGCAACCACAGTTCCAAATGTCAAGAGCATCATTCAACATGAGATAGATATATATAGCTGAGATTGggaaaaaaataaagacaagtaTAATGATCTAAGGCAAGTATCACTGATATTATGTAATAAGAAACATATTTATTCAAGGCTCGGCCTCAAGATATACCATGAGTGATTGACACATTAGTATATAATCATCATCCAAGCTAGAAAGCACATGCATTAAGCTAGTACTACTTGGAGGATAGAAAATCCTGTCTGAATAATAGTGAGAATAAGGAGAAAAATTCCAGCAATTGAAGCTACTATCTTCCATGGAGTGTTGCAGTAATCAAGCTTCAAAGTGGCAACTTTTTTGTTCCAAGGATGATTACAGAAATCATTCAACTTCTCAAACATGCAGAAATATTGAACATTAAAATATGAAGGGGAAGCTGCTAGCTAGGTGTCCTAAGCTTGTGAATTGAAAATGATTTCTCTGGATTCGAAtcgcaaaaaaaaaatacagaataaCATCGCATGTTCCATCAACTTGAACTGTGTAGTAGTTGACTTGTTCATGAACTTGGTAAACTCTTGTTTCTAGTTTCTTAGTCAGAATATGTCCTTAAAGCGAGGTTGTCCCTCCTCCAACATGACTTTAATCTTTCATTACTTCATTAGTATTCCAACTTGCCATCTATATGAATAGTTTGCCCTTTTAGTTAGCCGCTTGTCAAATTAGTGTGTATATAAGAAGGACTATACTAAGTGTACACCAAAGGTATAGAATATGGTGAAAACTCATGtgcagttatcaacttcacgtgaactTAACTTACTATGGTGAAAACGCATGGCTTGATCCAAGAGAGAGCCACAACTCAGCTAGAGTAAGAGTAGCAGAGGCTTTTAGAAGATCGGCAGAATGAAAGGCTTGCTAATGCATATGGAAGGCCTAGAACTGCGTTTCCGGATTTAAAGTAGAGAACAGACAACAATAGGAATGCTGGCACAATGTAGTCAATCATTTAGGTTGTTTCAATATCTCACATAAAAAGTatacacaataaaaaaaaatatcataagcTAGTATAAATTGAAGAATATAAAAGATATACATCAATAATCACAACTCATGACAAATTTTTGCCTTAGATGAAACCATGGTGCTGTTTAATGCCTATATACAAACACAGACATCATCTATGGATCTACCCAAGCATTTCCTTACTTGAATTTTCTTTTCTCCCCAATTCTACTGGCTTAGAATATTTTGCTCCACACAAAACTTACAGAGAATACACAAACCAAAAGTGTGTCAAATAATATGATCACATTACCTTGTGAATTTCAGCAAGTAAAAGAAGAACTGAAGCATTCTCAACTTGCAGATTGTACTTGTAGCACATGCAGAAGAGGGCCTGGAAAAATAATATGCCAAATATAAAAAGTGAAACGCAACCCTTTAAATAGTGTGTTCTCTTTTAACACTGACTAACACTAGCAGCAACCAGTACCTTTTTCTCCTTCCTGGGATAAGAAGCTAAGGTCTAATTCAGCCAAATTAAAATTCTTTGCTTAGCTATTATTAGGAAATAGCTGGGGATGAGATGGCGCGAATTAACAATTCATTGTCCAATTTCAATATCAGTAGAGTTCAAATACCTGTAATCCAAGTAGCAATGAAGATTCTCCAAAGCAGCAATATAATCATcatgttttgatttttgattggtTACATTATTCTTTTCTAGGCTTGTGGTAGTAGACATACCAAGAGCATTTATCAAACAAAATTGGCAAATGCATAAGATTCAATATGTGATCACCTGTTAAACTTCTTGTTCCCATACACATCTCTATCGCCCTCTCGTGCTCCTTCTCGGGCTTACAGGGATTACAAAATGAATTGaattaatcaattaatttaaATTACATTTCAAATTATAATAGTTTAGAAAAAGGAATTTTGTTAACATTGCAAACACTGTTGAATAGCTAGAGACAATAATTAAGCAACCAAATAAGATGTGAGCATTATATGTGAATCTAAAACAATTAAGCATAAATttgctattaataaaaaaatattgaaatgaaTTTTTTTTCCCTAAAACTAACAAATAGTAGAACCTCAATTTGAACTATGAATAAATATTCTGCGCCAAAACATTATCTCCTATGATAATATCCTTGAATGGAATGAGAGAAGGAACATGGTGAACTATTTGAAAATGGTCATCATACCAAGGAGTCAACAAAATCCTAAACTCTTGATTTTCAGGATCATGGTAGGCAATGCAACCATGTAATTGAGATGTAGAACTTGCAGAATACAGAATGAAATCAAGGCTGAATAGGGTGACTCACTTAACAACTGCATAAGAAGGATTAACAGTCTTAACTCAATTATGACAAAAATAAGCAGAAAGGCACCAATTTAATGAATAAGAGTGGCATGGAGAGAGGGAGTAACAAAGTCAGAACCATGATGATGGTGTTACTATGATAGCACTTAGCACCAGAATTTGATTTTGCAATTGTTTAGGTGAGAGTGGTTGAAATCATAGCAAACATAAACATTAGAGATGAGTTGTGCAGAAAATGGAAAAATATGTTTGTATTGTGAATCAGAATTATTAAACAATTAACTGAATAACTGATAACTAACTAGATAACTTGCTGATCAACTACTaacattttctgcagtttcttgGTTTTCTTGATTCTTATGCATATATACTCTATTATAATTAAATGGAGAAAAAGTGAGGAAAAAGAGTATACCCAGATAAATCTCCTCAAATGCGGCCAAGATGGAACTTGTAGTTAAATACTACTTTATTTAGATACATCGATTGGCAAACTTTCCAAGAAACTGAAAACAGCTATAGATGTATGCAATCGCTTGAAGAACAAATAACAGCAGAAGAGAGCTCGAGAAAACAAAACAGATGCAACAACTCTATACTAATTTGAATATACCTCTATTATTATTGTATATGAAAGAAAGGTGTACACAAaagtgatttttttaatttttttttttttaccaaagataggagactagAACCtgcaacttcttaattgagtatggggagattatgccatttgaactattactcattgTGATTCTTTTCATTTAAGTTAATCAAAAAGATCTTTTCGTATAACTTAAAAAGCtataatttatatcttttttttaaaaatctttttccttAAAAGAAAGATAATTTTTACatcataaataaacaaaaaaatatttttatattattatacctaaatataattaaaaaacaaaaaaaaatctttttacataatatatccaaaaataaaattatttttattcttttatagaAAAAATAGGATTTCACTCAAACAAACCATATTATAAAAGAACTACCACAAGTCCAAAAGAATGTACATAATGTCTTCTATGTTATTTTGCCTTGTTTTGTACGTAAACCAGTAACGGTAAAGCAAACCCTTTTAGTCCTATATTATACCACATTGTAGTAGTGATTCTACCCCCACCaacttgtttctttcttctttccgtAATTAATCCTACCAAAGATCCAGTCTTGAAATCCTTATTCACTCGAAGCTTTTCAATGGCAGAGGCAGAGGTTGCCCCAAGAAAGAGACTCATAATTAAGCTTCGTTTGCCGCGTTCAAGAACAGTGTCATCCGAAGAGTGCAAACTAAAGCATGATGCTGATACTGCAAAGCCTGGACCAGAATTTATGGCTTctgagaagaggaagaaagatcAGCATTGCAGCACTACTGAATACTCGTGTATTGTAGTGGGAAAGAGCCATGCAGAAGGTTCTAGAACCTTGTCAACTGATGCACAGTGCAAACAGAAGAAGGACGATGATGGTGCTGATTCTCGCGGAGGCAGAAAGAGAAGAAAGTTGGCAACTTCTGAAGGTTCTAAGGTGCTTGACTCAATGAACAcaaagaaggaagaggaagaacaTCACAATGCATGTTCAAGAATCCCAAGAACCGGttcgaagaaggaagaggagatgaAGGTTGTTCTGAATGAGAAGAGAATGGACCGTTATCAAAAGATGCAGTGTTGggtgatcttgaagcgcttcatGGTTGGAAGAGATGGCTGGGCTTTCAATAAAACTCTGGATCCCAAGAAGTTAGGGATTCTTGGTAACAAATGTGAGAGTGTGTTGTTGAAGCCAATAGGGTTTGAGGATATAGAGTCAAAGCTGAACAAATTCGTGTATTCAGGGCCTGATGAATTTGCAAAGGATATGAGGCTTTTGTTTTCTTATGGATTCATGTACCCTCAAAGGGATCAGATTCATAGAGTTGCAAGGAGATTCAGTGACAGCTTTGAAATTACTTGGAAGGCTTTGACAGAAAAGTGGTCAACTGAAGAGAGGAAAAggaataagatcttcaagagggaAAGAAGCTCTGAAACTGTTACCAAAGGAAGAAGCAGAAAGTGGAAGAAGGCCACGTAGGCATCAACGTGTTGGATTCAACTCTTTTGCTAACTACTATATTATTCTTTCGACAATTTTCTTT includes:
- the LOC107606513 gene encoding transcription factor GTE12-like → MAEAEVAPRKRLIIKLRLPRSRTVSSEECKLKHDADTAKPGPEFMASEKRKKDQHCSTTEYSCIVVGKSHAEGSRTLSTDAQCKQKKDDDGADSRGGRKRRKLATSEGSKVLDSMNTKKEEEEHHNACSRIPRTGSKKEEEMKVVLNEKRMDRYQKMQCWVILKRFMVGRDGWAFNKTLDPKKLGILGNKCESVLLKPIGFEDIESKLNKFVYSGPDEFAKDMRLLFSYGFMYPQRDQIHRVARRFSDSFEITWKALTEKWSTEERKRNKIFKRERSSETVTKGRSRKWKKAT